AGAATTAAAATCCTCGATACTTTCCCTTATGCACAGCGATTCTAAATACTCTTCTAAATGTTCTTGTGGTTCACCGTTTTCTAATTGTCTTTTATCAGTTAAGGATTTCAATGACGCCTGAAAATTGGAAGAACTACATATTTTTCCATGTGATCTTTCCATCATGTCAAAGAGGTAGCCTAGATCAGTTAGCAACgttgtttcaaaattctcGTCTTTCAAACACCCAACAACGAAATTAAACATTTCTGGAATAAAGCGATACAATTGTATGATAGCATTTGTGTAGTGATTATCAACATCTGGATCCAATCCTGAATACTCAGTGTTATTAAAGGGCgtaaaatcaaaattatcAGTACCAAATCTACCTGATGTCAGTGGAAGTCTACTGTATGCAGGGGGTACTTCGTACTTGTTGATTGAGGTATATGTCTGTATATCGCTGGTTTCTAAACCGCTTGTTATCTGTTTCCTTATATCTCTTAGACAAACGTAATCTGGTATAGCATTTCTCATACCGTATTTGGTGCGATCATATCTTAACAAAGGAAATTCTTGTGTGCTCAACTTCTCATTTTGGCTCGAGATCACAGCAAGGTTACTTTTTAATTTGCCGCTCGATGGTAAGGGTGACTTACCTGTTAATTGCGGTATGGTACCTTCACTTTTAAACACTACAGGGGGCCATGCAGACAAAAGTTTATCAAGATAGTACGGCATCCCCACAGAACTCAATGGATATGTTTCATCGTCGACAGATATTGGGCCGTCAGAGGTAATGTCATTAAAATAATCAGGATATGCTAGCATTTCAGGGGTATTGGTAAACATTCCCATGTTGTTTGATGATCTTCTCCATGTATCTAGGTGATTATCAGCTTCTAGTATACCCAATACGTCACCATTGGGGGACAAACATAACTTTTTAATCGACTGGCAAGGATGAACATATTGTGTTCTTAAAGTTGGATTGGAAAGGTCGATGAAATCAAACGAACCAGAACTTGAGGCGACGATCATAACAGTAGGAAGCAAAGGATGtaattgaacaaaatctGCGCCTCCAGATCCCATAGTTGTTCCTttagaaaaggaaacaGGAGGGAGTTGACGCATTGTTCTCAAGTCGTAAACATTCACAAATGGGTCAGCGTATAAGTTATAAAATCTTTTGGACTTCCCTACTGTAACCAAGGTGTTATCCCGTAAATCCATAGCGGATATGGATGCAGAGTGTGCATtaaatgatttgatagtaCGATTCGATGTTGGATCTAGCAAATCCACAGTCCCTGTTTGTCTTCCGATAGACaaaactttattattaGAGCACATTAACTTCACTTTAGATGAGTAATTCAAGAGGGAATCTAAGCAACCTCTGTTCAAGTCAATGGACGCAATTCCCCAATTTGTGTTGTCACCACCACAGTagatattgtttttcaGTGAATGAGGAGAATAGCACATAGTGTTCAATTCGCTAAATGCAGCAATATCAATGCTAGTGAGGTTCAATTTAGTAACACCTCTTCTATTAGCAAAGTGTAAGGAATCTTCACTAATAGATAAAATACCATCCCGATGACTGAGAATATCCTTCACGGAATTTCCACCTATGTGGCCCCTATATCTTGTATAAAGTTGAAAAGTTGGATCATATGACGAAATGCAACCATAGCTGTCTCCACTCCAAATTAAGTTTGCCTTCTCATCGAAGCTAATCGCTGTAATTTCCTTATCCCTATTATCGAAGCGAAAGTATGGCTTCTTCAAATGTTCCGAAAGATCAACTGgattgttgaagaaatgTTGCCAATTATTCATAATACATTCACCATTCAGAAACTCAGTATAGCAATTGTGTTCTAGTAATCTCTTAGGGTGTAATGCAgttcaaaacaaaaaataagcaaataaaaaaattttcagaatGTAAAAATTCTAGTTAAAATGAACGTGTATTATATGGTAATGATGTGTCTCTTGGAGATTCTATTTCTTGTGTTCCTCTATGCCCACATAGTACGTTATTTCCTATATATGCTAACGTTAAAAGcatgtttctttttcgttattctctcattgaaaaaaacaatacgCGAAAGAGAAGGCGCCACCCGCCCCGTTTTAATACAAATAGATAAACACATAACAAAACAAAGGCTAATTAGACACTACACTCAGTGATTAAGTACTTAGTAACCGTGATTACGACGTCCCTTGTGATATCTAAGTGGGCTGACAATGAATGTGGATGAAAGAAGCCGGATTGGGGGTAGAGAGAAGGATGCGGGGCCCGGGAAAGGCATTCTTAAGCAGAACCAAAGCTCGCAAATGACTTCAAGCTTTCTAGAGAACCCTGGTGTTCGTATTCCTACCAGGAttataacaaaaaaagaagtatTAGATGGTAGTAACACGACATCCAGGATCAATACTTCTAATTTACAGAGTATGGTAAAGAGAAGAGTTTCATTCGCTCCCGATGTTACGTTGCATAGTTTTACTTTCGTACCTGAAcaaaacaatgaaattaAGGAACCAAGACGTAGAAAAACTTCAACCAACAGCCCTACTAAAATATCTAGTCAAGAAGAGCCTCTTGTAACGTCTACTCAAATCGATGATGCTCGTacggaagaaaaaacagcGGCAGAAGAAGATCCCGATACATCTGGGATGGAATTGACAGAACCTATAGTGGCGACACCGGATAGTAACAAGGCTTCACAGCATGATCCCACATCAATGGAAATGACTGAAGTTTTTCCTCGGAGTATCAGACAGAAAAATCCAGATGTAGAGGGAGAAAGCATTGAGTCAAGTCAACAAATCGATGATGTCGAGGCAGTGCGAGAGGAAACAATGGAATTGACGGCCATACATAATGTACACGACTATgattcaatttcaaaagatacAGTAGAGGGCGAACCAATAGATCTGACAGAATATGAGTCTAAACCTTACGTTCCAAACAGTGTCTCACGCAGTACCGGGA
This sequence is a window from Saccharomyces cerevisiae S288C chromosome VII, complete sequence. Protein-coding genes within it:
- the PAN2 gene encoding poly(A)-specific ribonuclease (Catalytic subunit of the Pan2p-Pan3p poly(A)-ribonuclease complex; complex acts to control poly(A) tail length and regulate the stoichiometry and activity of postreplication repair complexes), which produces MNNWQHFFNNPVDLSEHLKKPYFRFDNRDKEITAISFDEKANLIWSGDSYGCISSYDPTFQLYTRYRGHIGGNSVKDILSHRDGILSISEDSLHFANRRGVTKLNLTSIDIAAFSELNTMCYSPHSLKNNIYCGGDNTNWGIASIDLNRGCLDSLLNYSSKVKLMCSNNKVLSIGRQTGTVDLLDPTSNRTIKSFNAHSASISAMDLRDNTLVTVGKSKRFYNLYADPFVNVYDLRTMRQLPPVSFSKGTTMGSGGADFVQLHPLLPTVMIVASSSGSFDFIDLSNPTLRTQYVHPCQSIKKLCLSPNGDVLGILEADNHLDTWRRSSNNMGMFTNTPEMLAYPDYFNDITSDGPISVDDETYPLSSVGMPYYLDKLLSAWPPVVFKSEGTIPQLTGKSPLPSSGKLKSNLAVISSQNEKLSTQEFPLLRYDRTKYGMRNAIPDYVCLRDIRKQITSGLETSDIQTYTSINKYEVPPAYSRLPLTSGRFGTDNFDFTPFNNTEYSGLDPDVDNHYTNAIIQLYRFIPEMFNFVVGCLKDENFETTLLTDLGYLFDMMERSHGKICSSSNFQASLKSLTDKRQLENGEPQEHLEEYLESLCIRESIEDFNSSESIKRNMPQKFNRFLLSQLIKEEAQTVNHNITLNQCFGLETEIRTECSCDHYDTTVKLLPSLSISGINKTVIKQLNKKSNGQNILPYIEYAMKNVTQKNSICPTCGKTETITQECTVKNLPSVLSLELSLLDTEFSNIRSSKNWLTSEFYGSIIKNKAVLRSTASELKGTSHIFKYELNGYVAKITDNNNETRLVTYVKKYNPKENCFKWLMFNDYLVVEITEEEALKMTYPWKTPEIIIYCDAEELRKPFFSVDTYSINYDILFRDYFANGIRDTARREYKLLTHDEAPKSGTLVAIDAEFVSLQSELCEIDHQGIRSIIRPKRTALARISIIRGEEGELYGVPFVDDYVVNTNHIEDYLTRYSGILPGDLDPEKSTKRLVRRNVVYRKVWLLMQLGCVFVGHGLNNDFKHININVPRNQIRDTAIYFLQGKRYLSLRYLAYVLLGMNIQEGNHDSIEDAHTALILYKKYLHLKEKAIFEKVLNSVYEEGRAHNFKVPETSKG